Genomic window (Syngnathoides biaculeatus isolate LvHL_M chromosome 6, ASM1980259v1, whole genome shotgun sequence):
aagtggtcgccatattggctgaatcctctgtccgtgatgtcacctggacatttgccaatgaaaacatgcggtacaccccactatgggagacgaacacgccccttctgacacagaagctcttttcgaaaaggagaacaccacacaaccgggtGAAGTTACCGGAGAAAtactacaattttgtttctagTCGAACCGTCTCCCCGTCCagtccacttccgcggcggagatgagccatcacggctcatcgcagcaggccattgtggctcattttcggcgccgagatGGCTTATCacgtacgcgatgaacaacaccgtcgagccggcgcgctttactgcattgtcgtcgcacgcggctgagtgaggcattgtcggctgcgttcttcagaacCGCAGCTGTCcacaagcccgacgcgcagacttcaccgaagccgtgaccggcggacgtggcgcctcagccggtgtgtatcacggagccgagctgggctgctgtagggcattgttcatagccgctgccgtccgcaataaacaacaccgtcgagccaggaTGCTTTACGGTGTCGTCGTCGCAAGCGGCTGAGTTCAGCATTGTTTGCAGCAttgttcagagccgctgccgttcacgagcccgacgcgcagccttcgctggcgaagagACGCAGCAGCCTGAcaccgtccgatgcgcacattgacacatttagcacgcctgtcgtacgtatgtggatcttttgttacgttatgagagactgattacgtggtctgacccaaactattatttttttttagtagttgtatcCAGACCTACCtgtaatttggaacccacaaagctctcgtcctctgcacctgtgcaatccatttttcacaacgaaccgggtctcttgcaaacttaagaagggtaaatccatcctcccgactgttcaagcaatgtccagcaatgcaatgagccggcattttggctaacacgaaggaacaacgagctaccttcctggagataaaactaatagaaacaaacgagtccatttgAGGGCAGTCCttccatgtacgtcacttcctgcttcttctcaaaaacaaatccctcgagaggattttcatggcgggggttacaaaaagctgtatacgtcaaaaccatgttttgtggtgaaaaaacagatggggccatttcggctgccgtttttttcattaataacatcctaaaaatcatgcatttcatgacagtggccctttaagggaGCAATATTTTGCATTCAACTGTCATGCGTTTATCAAAACACCACAATGATAAAGAATTATATGAGAGTTTACATACCAATCTCATCGGCAAGCATGCACATTCCAGGTGGTGTTTGGCTTTCTCTTGTGTCTAAGTGCCGCATGGCCACATCACTAAACACAAATACGGCACTGACACGTACCTTTGCTTGAATGTGGCATCGGATCTACACCCAGCCTAGCTGTCCAAGTCATGGATGGAAAACCATGGTGCAAGTGCTTGTCATGTAAATTAGCAGAAATCCAGATTACTAACtcagacacatttttaaaaatagacaagTTACTCgagatatttaatttttaaccCAGCTATTTTTATCCAAATAAGTACATTGTCTATTGTATGTCCTGTTGAAATAAGCTACATTGAGCCATGGTCAGCTGTGAAGGTATTTCATAAATTTAAGGGACCTTTTCGAGACTATTTGTTTCATCCGCCATGTTCAGTGGTTTGTTTGCAGGAATCCAAAACGGAGCAAAATTGTACTGAAAGCTGTCTAAATGTTTAGACATTTTTCTTCAGCTGTCTATAAATTTGCAGGGACATTACGTCAGCGACTTTGTCCATCCTGAAGGGAGAAACAGTGTCTCTGGATGTACTACAGATACAAGTAAGAAACCTCATTCCAAAACGTTCTTATATTTGAATACGAGCGTTTTAGTCTGTGTTTTGAGATAAATTTACACGTCCGGGTGTGTGTTTTCAGGGCGAAGCAGAGAAGCCTGTCTTTGCTCTGATGGGACTGCGATGGGGTGCTTTTAGAGATGTCTCCGCAACTGTTAGCAAGTGAGAGTTTGGATTTTGGTCACCTAAATTAGAATTTCCTGGTACAgcaatccctcgtttttcacagttaatagatacttttcactgacgtcatgCCGaccgtgtgtttgtttgtttgttttggacggcaagattgtgtctacatatcatggctaggaagcaaTAAATGTTTACTGcaatgttttggctacggttatcgtttgagCTTttgtcttgaaagtcctttgacaaaagAACACTAACTAGAAGTGATTGAGCCACTTGTGCTGGCGTGAggaataaataaagaaagaagccacatgtgaaactgagaacattgtgtcgacgtcagcggggcgcgacgagacaggacgataaggaagtgagctatcAAGGTTGGGAAGCGAAATAAATGTCACCCAcgtttaaaaagtacagttggactcaagtctacgttattcaataacatgaCACCATAATCATAAGATGGGGTCAGAATGACGGAAGTGTAACTATGGACTCACgggaacgaaaaaaaaaacaaactcacggggggaaaaaaacgaacGTAGATGATGAGGAGGCATTCAGTGTTCCAACTCACCCAATTTACCACatgcgtggcggagattcaagcaacgcGCCGAATTCATGTTCACAGCACCGCTTAAAaacagctgaagaggaaaagtgcggtttcctcctgctgtggatcggcgaaAAAGGACGGGATACGTGGACAGTGACTggagacgaagataagttgctaaaaacttattacgaaaaattttctgattacctcactccgaaagcaaaccccatatttgctagatactgtttcacgagaaggcacaaggtaactgtgagtcatgtgagcactttgtgacagaactcaagctgtagCTTAAAGACTTTAACTACGCAAACAGCCATGAGATGGTTAGAGACCGCATACttttcgctaccaactcaccgagtgtgcgTGAAAATTTACTCAGCCAGGGGCGGGTGCTCACactcttataaaaaaaaaataaataaaataaaagcgatTAGCATTGCCCGCTCCCATGAGTTAGCAAAAGTCCAGCTAAAGGTTATGGTTAGCGACAGCCatgaggttcacgttatccgCCCCAAACatagaaagcaaagtttcactgtgtGTGCGAGGAGGCATACTGACAggccaaagacctccgtaaagatatgtaacaagtgtgaaGGATAGCACAgaaaattagctgaatgcccagcaaaaggtaaacaatgcctgaagtgtcagacccttttctgtctgttctgacaatcataagccacacaatgaaataccatcaCGAAAAGGCCGTAACACggttataagcaagccaatattcacaaaaagatcactaaaacacgtgagttgtattgtagttttgccgtccagtgggCGTGGTTaacatgtgactcatgacgtcacgtaAAAAGTATCTATTGGTACCAGAACCACCCGCGAAAAGTAAAAACCGTGAAGTCGcgggggatgtatgtttattgaggtaccagaatgtttaaaatacgtaaacagtttttgtactttgcaaatttgagacaaaaagtggtatttagttaaatctttaattataaaaccttgtaaataatatatacagtcTTAAAAATCTATAATATAAAATTAGACATTACAAAACACTGTATTATATCACTGTATAGTTAGAATTCATCACTCAGACTTCTGGTGGAGCCTGtcgtgtgggtaccagaatatttaatcaacagtacagcatttatactttgcccacttaagacaaaaattacactacaagtgtctagttaaacaataataaaataacatttttattgcagtacagaaagtcacaaagcAAACAAGTGGTCTTGCCTAGTAGCACCGAATGCCCGGGACGCCTTGTTGCGACATCACGTCCGTTCTGCCGGGGCTGccgtgtgggtaccagaatgtttaatcaacagtactGCTTTTACACATTGCCCACTGGAGACAAAAATTCCAACACtgcaagtgtctagttaaacaataacaataaaatgagatttttattgcagtacagaaagtcacaaagcAAACGCGTGGTCTTCTCGTGTAGCACCAAATGCCTGTGGCGCGTTGTTGTGACGTCTCTTGGGGGGCGCCGCTGTTGCATCACTTTCATTTCGCCGGTGTAGCGCCCCCTCCTGACAATAGGAACTTTTGCTCGCGAGGAGAATGTGGGATGTGTCTCGCTCACCATCGTTTTGGGCAAATTTCCTTAGGGTGGTACGAAATGTAACAAATACgtgataaataaagcaaccGTGAGTCGATAAATAAACAACCGTAAGCAAACAAAGCCAACGCATGTTAATAGAAGCTTATTAAGAATTGCAAGAGAGCATTCAAAGCAAATCAGGAGACCAAATATGagaactttatgtacaattaatccatttcatCCAAAACCCTGTACAAAGACATAACGCCGTCAACACAATTCCTAAACTCGACAGCTCATACCATAGTGTTGCACGCTTTTGAaagttttcaaaccaacctttgcctCGTCCTCGAGGGCTTAAATGCTACATTGCAGGTTTAGGTagatgtttaccacatcattctttatgtgGCGCGCTGCTgattcattcacaccatcaTGGTGCCACAAAAGCGAAACTTCTGCGGTCTTTGATCTTATccaaaagtttcacttttttgctGATCCATCAGCTCCCTCCTCTCCCTCCTGATTGTGAccaagccgttttttttttttttttttgcaatcccctgtccacaaaacaaaagcagcttcattttcaagcaatccTGTGTTTCATCTTTCTCTTCACCTTGGATGTTTCGGCAGCACGTTTAAGATCTAGCACGAGTGCTTTGGATGCAATTTGAACTAGAGAGGATATGCACACAGAGTCTACAGCCATGCAAAATGGCGCATTGGAAGAAGGGAGGGAGAAAGGGGGTTGCTGGGTGGAGCTTCGAtgatgcagccaatcagctccaaaaGGTGAATCTGGCTTTTTACTGGTAGTACATACTGTgagacaaccttttttttttgggggggggggtgaaaaaaacccgcgatgcactgaatccgcgatcAGTGATCTGCGAaatagagagggattactgtattgcattcttcatttccaaacattttagTAAAGGTTGATACAGAAATACAATACATCCATCATATATAAGGGTAATTTTGTTGAACTTTGACAATCTAGTACTTGATATGACAAGACTTATACTTGTAATAAACTTATGGAATAGAATGGAATTTAAAGGagtcatttcaatttttaaaaagtgacgtcttaaaatagaaaaacaaaattcactAAAGAAATCAACtcatacatacaaaaataacaGTTAAAGCTTGTATCTTgattaaatacattgaaaacaatatagtaaaaagtatttttccgttagttttgtattttaaggTCAAAACTCTTAAGTGTGACTAGTTCATGCTGAGCATCCTATTTAGTAGCTAAACTGATTAGAAATAATGTCATGAACATGATTTTGCACCATCATGTAAATGACTATTCCTCATTTCAACTCGTGATATTTGCGTGTGAAGAATAAAATGAACTTACAATGTTTTCCATAGATATTGGTACCTTGGACCACTGAAGACAAATGCTGCTCATTGGTTTCGCACCCTTCAGGTAGGCATAAACGTACTGTGACGCAAGGCATATATGGTGTGATCTTCACTCGGTCATGTGTTTGTTTGAATTgtgcatcattttaaaatgatatagGAGTGGCCCTTAATACGTGACGTCACAGTCAACTACTTGGCTCCCACCATTCGGCCCCCCGACTCGCCTCCTCATAAGCCTCCCAGACCCAGCCTGCTATTTCGGATTATCCGCAGGCTGAAAAACTACTGGAATCCACCCAAAGAGGGTATTGTTTATATGAGAGCGTGCTGACGACTGTTTTAAGAGTACACTCTCAGTTAATAACTGTGCTTCCCCAGAGCCCCCAAAAGCAGAAGAAACAGAGCAATGGAAGGAAAAGAAGCTATCTTCAGTCGAGCTGTTTATTCAAACGCATAACAAGAACCCTGTCGAACGTGTCAGTTTGACATATTAAAATAAGACACAAAGTGCACTGATAGCACTTTCTCACAATTCTATTTCTCCTaactttgtctttttgtgaATTTGCAGCGCCTTAATGACTCCATGATGATTTGTGCAGAGTCTGATAACGTCACTGTTGGTGAATTCATCACTGTCGGGTTGGTGTATTTATCTACTTTGGAACACTGAAATTCTGTcttaaaatacaacaaagctAATTTTCCTCCCTCTTCGCAGAACCCAAAAACATAACGACCCAACTGTTTTCACTGCAAACTCCAAAATACTGGAAGCCAGTGCTTGCCGGCTGCAGTTGCCAGAGGTCAATTCAATACTACAGCTATGATAACGATAATGTCACAACATATGAAAGCAAACAGGACATGTGTGACTGTTTACCTCTGCGTTGTCACCCTGCAGGGAATCGGCGGCTTCTTCAACATTGACAATGAGGAATATGAGGTCATGCCTGTTGAGATTAGACTGTTGCCACggaaactacatttttttatgagtgCAGAGCGCAGACAACAGCTTCTGTCACAGGTGCAGTTAACAGGAATTGGAGAAGAGacaaaaagacatgaaaaaaaatgagaagcaACACCACCttaacaaaatactgtattatgaaacaaaaacaacgccCCCTCACCATCATTTTTAAACTGTCATTAACTGGTGTCTGTCTATATCAtgtaaataaagataaaatgGTTTTCAGTTACATTGCATAATGATTTTAGCCTGTATTCCATGTATACATTGTCTTTACTTTATTAACAGCCTTTTGTCAACAGTTTGTGACTTCTTTATCATGTTTCAGTAATAAATTGTCCTATAAAACTCAAATTAACAGTAATTGTGGATTAGGCCTAAAGACCTGGCGCCATAAAGAAGTGCTAAAGGGTAAGCTTTCTGAAATGTATCACTAAACTTAAACTAATACCGTGAAACAATTTAGTGTAGATATGTAATATTCAAGAGTTacacactaaattgctcataggtgtgattgtgtctgcaaatggttgtttttttgtttgttttttttttatctgccctgcgattggctagcaacaagttcatggtgtaccctgcttcctgcccgaagatagctgggccagactacagcactcccgcgaccctcagggggataagcggctcggaaaaaaTGTAGTATTCTTTATTTTCACCAGTTTAAGTATAAATTCCTTTTTGGTTTGGCTCTTGCACGTGTAATCTACAAAGTGTTCATTGGGTGTAATGTCACAAATGTGCTCGAGCCTTTCCCATGTTGCCATTTTTGAACGCctaaactgaactttttggcAAGACAAAAGGATGGTTGAGATGGATGTAAAATAAATGGTGACAGAACAACCATCCATCAGTCCATGTTTTATTGTCATACAAAGTACAGTGAAATAAACAGTTGCTCATGCTACTGACTTTATGTGTATTTTAAGGATTACTTACAATGATTATTCTTGATATATTTTACAGTCAAGTACAAAATGTACATGGTGTGCAATAGTTTTGGACATTCAGAGTGACACATTGTACAAACAGTAATTGTAGCTAATGCTGGTATGCATCAGTGAACATCAAAATGAGTCTTACACGAttgtgtatttgtatgtatgtacattcaCGCTGATATTTAACGTACAACAGTAATGCAAATAATGTTGGAGGCTGCTGAAAAGTAAATAGACTGGTCCAAGGCAACAGATCAGTTATATGTGCTGAGGAGTCCTGTATGTATCTTTTaacatacacatacagtataacagACCGTGTAGTAAGTCACATTTGCTTAAGGCCCCATTTAAAacgaaaacatttttcttcttttaaatatgCACAATACAAATTGCACTTGCTGTTTAATACACCAAACTAGGAAGCATGGGGGTCAAAACCGCAATAAGGCTTCTCAGCCTGGATAGAATGCCTCTCATTTTGCCAAAGGTCAGTTCGATCTTTGAGAACCACCTCAGTAAAGTTCTACTAACCCCAGCCTCAGTGTTCCAACATGGAACAAAATTATTACCTAGACTAACGATGATAGATTACTTCCACAGTGTGCCAGTAGTGTTCAAACACACTTGATCCCACTCCAGACTGGGATTTACTCAATGAGATTGCAATGAAAAGAGAGAAGCGGCGAaggtttttatttcatgaattTCAACAAGGAAGAGTTAAAGCTTCTGTTTAGCGTCTCTATACAAAGAGAACTTTGTCACAGAGGGAGAAGGAGGATCTCTTTGGCACTCCATCAAGgattcttcattaaaaaaagctcACAGACGATAGAGAAGCTGATAAACTAGCCTTAGAACTGTTTTAGTAAACTT
Coding sequences:
- the agk gene encoding acylglycerol kinase, mitochondrial, producing MARVVKVFRTLRNHWKKSTFAVCVLSYGTHWLYGKYCDSVLRREACLEAREFGRQLIAPNERLKKATVILNPAACNGKANNLFEKNAAPILHLAGIEITIVKTDYEGQSKKMMDLMEHTDMLIVAGGDGTLQEVITGLLRRSDQDSFSQTPIGFIPLGCRNAISTSLHILSDNKVKDITSATLSILKGETVSLDVLQIQGEAEKPVFALMGLRWGAFRDVSATVSKYWYLGPLKTNAAHWFRTLQEWPLIRDVTVNYLAPTIRPPDSPPHKPPRPSLLFRIIRRLKNYWNPPKEEPPKAEETEQWKEKKLSSVELFIQTHNKNPVERRLNDSMMICAESDNVTVGEFITVGTQKHNDPTVFTANSKILEASACRLQLPEGIGGFFNIDNEEYEVMPVEIRLLPRKLHFFMSAERRQQLLSQVQLTGIGEETKRHEKK